In Runella sp. SP2, the genomic window AGGATGTTTGAAAACAGTGGCAGGCAAGTGCGCTTCCCGATGGGTCACCAAATATTCCAGTGTTTTTTGGTTGACAAAAGGCATATCACAGGCCACCACCAACCACGGGGTAGATGGTTGAGAAAAAATAGCACTCGCAATTCCCCCCATTGGCCCGACCTCCAACGAATCCAACAAAAGTGGCGTATTTCCGAACAGGTCTTGTTGCTCTTTCCTACATGATAGGTACGTCGGTGCAACACCTGAAACCAATTCAAATAAGTATTCCCACTGAGGTTTCGCGTGATAAGAAAGCTGGCTTTTGTCAACCCCCATGCGCGTACTACGCCCTCCTACCAGAATGAGCCCGTTCATGGTTTTTGTAAGAACTCTAGTGCCCTTACTTCTGACCAATAAGCCCCTTTTTGGTCAAAACGTCGGGGTCGAAACCCGCAATGCCCGCCTTGCGCAGTAAGTTCTAGCCACACATTAGGCATATCTGTAATGGTCTTGATGGGCAAACTTTGGTAAGGAACCAACGGATCGTTTTCGGCATTCACAATGAGGGTTGGCACCGCAATTCCTTCGACAAAATATGTAGAACTACAGCGCTGATAGTAGTCATCCGCCCCGATAAACCCATGAAGAGGCCCCGTATAAATATGGTCAAAATCCCAAAACGTTTTTACCTTTTCCCATTGCGAAACATCGAAACGGTCGGGATATTGAGTAGCTTTTGCTTCAATTTTTGGCTTTAATGTTTGCAAAAAACGCCATAGATAAACCTTGTTTTCTGGTTTTTCGATGTTTCGGCTACAGCCCAACAAATCCATTGGCACGCTAAAAACCACCACTTTATGAATCTGCTTGGGCAACGTTTTCCCTTGTTCGCCAGCGTACTTTAGCGTTACGTTTCCCCCCAAACTAAAGCCCATGAGCGAAATCTCAGTATAGCCTTTGGCAATGGCATACTTCACCACAAAATCCAAATCCGATGTTTCGCCACTGTGATAAAACCGAAGCTGACGATTGATTTCTCCGCTGCAACTGCGGTAGTTCCACGCCAAGCAATCGTATCCATGATGATTCAGCAAACGGACCATTCCTGTGATGTACTGACGCGTACTGCTTCCTTCCAATCCATGCGAAAGAATCACCAAGGGTGGCTTTGAAGCAATGTCAGTAGAAGTTGAGGGTGCGAAACTCCAGTCAATATCCAGAAAATCATCGTCGAGCGTCGTGAGACGTTCACGCTGGTACGGTGGTTTAATTTTCCGAAACAAGGCAGGAAATATGCTCTGATAGTGGCCATTGGGAAGCCACCGTGGAGGCTGGTGGGTGTGCGTACGCAAAAGAGGCATAAACAAAACAACTTTACAAAGACAAACATAACTTTTCTTTGTCAAAGTTCAGCGTTGTTGTTAGTGCTTAATAAAAGGCTTGGCAATCACCCGTCGCCCGTCGCTTACCCGAATAAAATACTGTCCAGTAGGCAATTCTGACACGTCAAACTGGTTCAAGAAAACGCTTCCATTGTCATAAAGAAGCTTTTGCGTGAGCGTTCGGCCATCGTTGGTGATAATTTCGGCCGTTAAATCGTACGTATTGTCCGATTCATAAGCCACCGTCAAGGCATCTACCACAGGATTGGGATACAGCGAGAGCTTTTCTTTTAAGATTAAAATTTCGGGTGGAGTGTTCGTAATCGGGCTATTGGGCGCGTATTGGGTGTTGGTAAGTTCAAGTACTTTTGACGCAATCGAACATCCTCGCTGGGTAATTTCTACGCTATATTTTCCTGCGAGGGTTGCAACCAATCGTGGCCCTGTTGCGGTAGGAATCACCGTACCATTCAAAAACCAGCGATAGGTCATCCCTTCTCCTGTACTCGTTGTAAGACGAATACTTCCGCTTGGCGGAATAATTGTCCCGCTATTGGTTGAAATAACGGGACGCTGTAGCGACGAAACAAGTTGGGTGGACGGGGTTGTGACCACACAGCGCCCTGCCGTAATCACCACACTGTAATTCCCTGCTTCGGTAGGATTGAGGGTTGAGGCGGTTGCACCAGCAATATTTTCTCCATCCCGACGCCATTGGTATCTATACCCCGAACCCGCACTGGCAGTCAACAAAATAGGCGTACCTGCACAAATAGTCGCGGTACCTTCTGGGGTTATTTTGGCATTGACATTGGTCACAGCAACCGATATTGTTTTCGATTGTGCCGAACACTGGTATCCGATGGCTTTTACACTATACACTCCTGCTTGCGTAATTTCGTAGATAGGCGTAGTGGTAGTACCAATCACATTTCCATCTTTCAGCCATTGATAGGTGATGGCGTTATCACCCTTCACTTGAAGCTGCACTTTATTGCTGCTACAAATGGTGGTGTCTTGTCCTTTCAACACTTGCACTGCTGCCACACAATCTTGCGGCTTTACACCGCTCATAATCAATGTATAAGGTTGTCCGTTATTTTTTAAGGTGCGTTTATGCCGTACGGTCACGGTATAAACCTTCCCCGTCGGAGGAGTCAGAATGAGCACCTGTTCTACATTGTCCCGAATGTTGTCACCACCCGTAGCTGCTTGCGTGGGCTTGGTAGGGTCGAGCACCCAAGGGAAGTAGGTTGTTCCTGTTTCGTCGGTCAGCCGAACGTCCAAATCATTGATTAATTTCAACGAAGGGCTATCTACATTTTGGCTGGAAATACCCGTCGCAATCCCTTCAGGGTCGGTCCAAGAAAGCGTTACTATCAGCGGTTCGGTACCTGCGGCGATGACTTTTTGTTGGTAGGTTTCGTTTTGTTTCAACGTATTTTCCAACAATACGTGTCTATTCGCCGTATTAAGCACTACCTGAGCGGCTTTTTCGGCGTTCAGCAAGCCCCATCCGTACTCATAACTTGGACCCACTTTTCCTTTTGGGGTACTTGCAGTGTGAAGCACCAAGCCTTTCAACGTAGCCGAACGCATAAAATAATTTTGACGACGATAAAAAAGCTCTTGTAGCAAAATCAATGACCCTGATACATTGGCGCTGGCGGTAGAAGTGCCCGACATGGTCGCGTAGGCATTGTTGGAGGACGCAATCGAGGAAATAATGTTACTCCCAACCCCCAGCAAATCGGGTTTAATACGCCCGTCGTCTGTAGGTCCCCAACCACTAAAATCTGCCACTTTAAAATCAGTAATGGACGACCCTTGCAGTTGAATAGCGGCACCGCCCACCGTTAAAATATTTTTAGCATTTGCCTCCGACGGAATAGCGTCATAGGCATCATTGCGGCTGCGTTCCAGCAAACTGGTTTGGCTAGTATTTCTCAAAAAATAAGGAGAACCAATAGGTGGTCCCGTTTCGGCATGTTTGTTATCGGCCGATTTTACGATTAAGTAATAAGGGCTATTTGCGGCTAGTTGGTCTAAATCGCGGGCTTTGTCGTCATAAAACCCAAAACGATAATCTTCTGTTGCGCTAATTGACGTATTTCCCCACCATTCCCATTTAAGGTTGGGGTTGGTTCCTGGGCGATTTTCGTTAAAAACCCAACCTACCACTGGGCCATAGGCATGATTTGAGATGAGCATTCGAGACGCTTCTCGGGCCATTTCTACCAAATCGTCGGTATAGTCCCAAACGTCCAATTTTGCCCCGTAGGCCATTCCTTTCACCTGCGCGTTAACTCCTGCGGCAGCCATCGTTCCCGACAAGTGGGTGGCATGATCACTCAAGACCGTACTTTGATCTTTTAGGCGTACTCTACCTCCAAATTCAACGTGCGACAAGCGCGGTAAGCCACCGTCCCAAATACAAAGGCGTCCATCTAGCTCAGGTAAATCTCCTTTTAAGTCCACGCCAAGCCCACCACCAACGTAAAGCCCAGTAGTATGTGTTCCCATCGAAGCGACGACATTATGGCTGGTATAATAGACAGGTTCGCCGACTGCATCCACCCCTTGCAAAGTCAAAATTCGTCCGTTGGCATATTTTTTGCTAGTAAACCAACCCTTCTTTTTTGCATTTTTGAAAGCCCATTGACGATTTTGGGTATAGCGTTGTTGAAGGCCCTTGATGAATAAATGGGAGACAGAATCGTTCTTCAAAACTGGTTTAACTTGCGCTTGAGCGCTAGCGAAGAAAGTAGCGGCTGACAAACAGAGCACCATAGAACGCCTGTTTATCAGCCGAGTAAAAAAAAATAATAGTGTAAGGGGTAAAATAATCGCCATTCCTTTCAAGTACAGCGCGCGCTCTAAAGCTTCTGTATCGTATGCACAACGCGCATTGGTGTACCCTCCTCTTCGAATATAGCAAAAAACGTACCGCTTTGCAAAGAAGTTACGTTAAACTGCGTCCGAAATGTTTTTTCAATTTTTTCCATTTGCTGTTGTCCTACCATTCGGCCGCTTAGGTCGTAGAGCGCTGCTCTGATAGCCGTCGGTTTGCTATTGGTCGGCGACACGTATTCACATACCAAAAATGCGTGCGCAGGATTGGGATACACCCTGGAGGTTGCAACCGTCGATGCAGCATTGTCGTCCAAGGCAGTAATGGTAATTCTGACTTCGTCCGACACCACTTCTCCGCAACCACTCACATTGGCTCTTACGGAATAACTGCCCGTTTGAAACGCCGTAAACGTAGCCGACGTTGCTCCAGGGATTGGCAAGCCATTGATCAACCATTGATTACTTGTCGTCGCATTAGAACGAAGCGTAATTCCATCTACCACAGTAATGGTAGGCTTCTCGGGCTTACGGGTAGTTAAGGCAACTGGCGTCGATAACGTTGGCAAACAATTATTTACCGAAGTGCTTACCGCATAATTACCTGCCTGTATTGCCTCAAAACTGTTCCCTACGGCTCCGCTAACTGGCTGACTGTTGAAATACCATTGATAAATCCCCGCATTTACTGGTGCTTTCAGGGTAAGAGAACTACCTTCACAAATACTTGCGGCCCCGTCAAAACTAATACTTGGCGTGGACTTAGTAGCGGTTTTGGCGGCAATTGCTACTCTTTCACTCGGACAGCCAAATGACTTCACTTTCAAATCGTACAAATAATAATACGCATTGGTAAGGGTATCCACGGTATTGTTTTGGGTAAATAACGCTCCGCGCAACGCAATCACCCCAGGAATGCTATACGGGAAACCCGTGACACCAACATTGCTACGGTAAATCGTGGCACCGTTTTCGTATTCAATGGTGATTTTATAATTCCCCGCCTGCGGAATCGACAAATTGAGTGGATACACTTTCCCTTCGTCTGATGGGTCATCCGCATATTGTCCCGCAGGTGCACCCGTATTCGGTACATTGGGGTTTCGGCTGGCCGTCACGTCTATTGTCGTACTCGACACAAATCGGTCGTCAAGCCCCATGACGGTAAAAGTCAATCGACCTGGCGTAGCCGTGTATAATCGAGCACTTTCAAGAATCAAAGGTACTTCGGTTTTAATCAACGGCGCAGGCCCAAAATTTCCCGCATACGACCCTCCTCCGTAAAGCGACTTAGACGCTGGGCCTACATTCCCACTGAAGTCATTTAATGCTACATAAAATGTTCCGTTGGGGACTTTCAACGAGCTACTTGCAAAATTTCCAATCGCAAATGGCTTTGCTTCCGTAGGACTATCATACCAAAAAGCCGTGCCCGAATCCCGCGAAATCAAGGATAACGGATCCGCGTCACAGTAAGTCGCCGTAGCCGAAGTAACCGTTGGAACGGTGGCGACAGTCCGAACCTCACGAAGAACATTATTGGCCGTGTCTTGGTCGTTTTCAAGGTTAGTACGACAAATAAACTGGTAATTTTGACCAGATACCAGTTTCCCTAACAGTGCATCGGAGAGTGTCATAGTAGCCGTTGAAAAAGGAGCAATCGCTTGGTTAACAGCCCCGTTTATTGTTCCCACCAATGCACCAGAAGCATCCCACACTTGCACTGAAACGGGTATATTTTGTTGCGTTTCGGTTCCTACATTTCTCACCTGTACGGTGATATTTTTCAGTTGGTTACCACAAAAATTATTTTCTGGTGTTACCAACGACGCCAAGGCAACATCCCGCGTTGGACGAACATAACGAACCAGGTATTCTTGCGTTTCGCCTTTGGCATAGACCCCGCACGCCACCACCGACGAAAGTGAATTGGTTTCGACGCATACAATCCGTAAACGTGCCAAATTTCCTACCACTAACCCAGAAGGCACTTTTACATCCGCTTTGAATGTCGCATTGCCTTTTAGTACATCCGATGTCGCTACGTTTTCATTGGGATCATCAAAATCTCCGTCACCATTCCAATCCACAAATGCCTTAACAACTTTGTCAAAATCGCCTCCACAGGTTGTTAGTTTCACTTCCAATGGCAGCGTTTGTCCTGCCGCCACAGCGACTACTTGCGTTGTAAAATCGCTGTAGTCTTGGCAGCCCTCTTTTCCTGCTTGCACCACATTGCCGAATGTTACTTGGGCAATTTTGGTATCTGCGTTTGAACTTGCCTTCGATTCGCAAAACGCCTTTCCACCTATTCCACTCATAATCAAAGCATAAGCCTGTGATGTATTGGTTAACGTGGTCCCTTTGTGCTTTATCGTGATTGTATAAGTACGCCCAGGAACGGGATTGACAATACGTATTTGTTCGACGTTATCCCGAATATTATCACCCTGCGTTGCATTCGCCGACGGTTGATTCGGGTCTAGTATCCACGGCAATGATTCCGTCGTTCCATCACTCACACGTATGTCTAAGTCATTGATTAATTTAGGCGTTCGATTGTTAAAATTCGCCGCCGATACACTCGTGGCCTGGGATTCAGGGTCCGTCCAGCAAATGGTAGCCACCAACGGACCACGTCCCGACGCAACCACTTGTGTACTATAGACTTCATTAATCGCCAGCGTGCGTTCTGCCAATACATGGTTCAAATCACGGTTCAGAATCACTTCAGCTGCTTGCTTCATATTCAAAAGCCCCCACCCGTATTGATAGTCAGGGCCAGGATTACCTGCATCGTCGGCGGTATGAATTGCCAAGCCTTTCAGCGTTGACGAACGCATAAATTTCTTATTTTGCTGCTGATAAAGCTCCTGTAGCAAAAACAACGACCCCGATACATTTGGCGATGCCATTGAGGTGCCACTGAGCACTGTGTAAGCATTATTGGAGGTGGATGTTGTCGAAAAAACACTCACTCCTACACCCACAATATCGGGTTTAATGCGACCGTCATCGGTCGGCCCCCAACTACTAAAACTGGAAATTCGTGGGTCTGAAACTTGGTTATAGCCGTTGCTTAACACACTCACAGCGCCCACCGTCAAGGTATTTTTAGCATTCCCATAGGTCGGAATTAAATCATATCCATCTTGAGCTGCGCGTTGGATGGTGCTTGTCCGAGTTGAACTTCCCAAAAAATACGGTGTTCCAGCTGGAGGGCCATTCGAGCCCCTTGCATTTCCTGCGGAATGGACAATTAAATAATAGGGCGCGTTGTAAGCGATACGATCCCATTCACGCGCACGGGTGTCATAGAACCCCATTTTATAATCGTATTGCTCATTTACCGTTGAATCTCCATACCATTCCCATTTACGGTTCACATCGGTACCAGGGCGGGCTGAATTATAACGCCACCCCGAAACTGTTCCGTAAGAATGGTTAGAAATCAACACATCGGGAGCCACATTGACCATTTCTGGAGTATCATTGTTAAAATCATGGGCCAGAAGCGTCGCGGCATTCGACATTCCTTTCGCCCTAGGATTCACTCCCGTTGCGATCATGGTTCCACTGACGTGCGTAGCGTGGGCATCCGCCGTAGTCGCATTGTCTAGCTGAGTCACCCGTCCTGCCAGTTCGGTGTGCGTTCCAAGTACCAGTCCACCGTCCCATATTGCCAAGCGGTCTTTCATTGGCGCACTACCTCCTGTCAAATTTAGTCCCAGTCCGCCATCGTTATAAAGTGTATTTGTGCGTGTTGTGAAGGCAGCCCCAACGTTGGTTGTAGTAACATCATACAAAGGTTGCCCCGTTTCGCTTACCCCTGCCAAAATCATCACCGACCCATCGGGAAAGGACTGTCGTTCTACCCAGTTATTTTTCTTTGCTAATTGCTGCAACTCAGCCGCCGCCAATCTATATTGATTATCAATTGATTGTCGTACATTTCTAATCTTTTGCTGTTGTTCAGTCGAATAAAGTGGCGAGCGCTGGGCATACATAGTTGACCCAATCAGTGCCGACACACAGAAAATCAAGTAAAAACGAAAGTGCATGATGAAGCGATTTTTCTTTTTAAAACGTGAAAATGGGGCTTGAAGTTATACAAAACTCCGCAAATCATAGCAGTTTTGTACTCGTACTGGCACGCCTCCAAATACTGAATTCCCCGTCAAGTCATCCAGCACTTGTTCATCCGTTAAGTCATTAACACTAACGCCCGCGTGAGCTTGCGCCACATTTAGCCTAACTCCGTCTCGTCCATGCCCATAGCCATGCGGCAAACTCACTACACCAAGCATTATTTTTTCGGTCAGTTCCACCTCTACCTTTACCTCTCCCACCCGTGAAAGTACTTGGACTTTCGTTCCTGTTTCAATCCCTCGTTGTTGGGCATCCTGTGGGTGCATCAATAACGTACAACGGTTGCGTCCCTTCACCAAGCGCTCCGAATTGTGCATCCACGAATTGTTATCTCGAACGTGGCGTCTATTGATAAGCAATAAGTCAAAGTCTGAGGGCGGAGTTTGCGCCAATGCTTTTTTGATTCTTTCTACATCTTTGACTAATAACGCTGGAGCCAACCTAACTTTTTTATTTGAAGTCTGCAAACGTGCGGGTAAACAGGGCTCTAAAGCCCCCAAATCCAAACCGTGTGGATGTTGCCGAAGCGTATCTAAACTTAATTTATATTTCCCAAAACGCAGGGCTAAATCGACTTTTGCGTGCGGGTCTTCAGGAGTAAATGAGGGAGAATAATGACCCGTCAAACGAGCTGTTAGTTCCTGAAAAATCTCCCAATCATATTTCGCACCTGTTTCTTTGGAAAATAACGGCTCCGACCATCGTGCTACATTTCGGATGGCCAAGGCATTAAAAGTCAAGTCATAATGAGCTACCTCTAAGCCTGTTGCAGGGGGCAAAATGAGATGAGCATGGCGGGTTGTTTCGTTGATATAAATGTCGATGGAAACCATAAACTCCAAAGCTTCAAACGCCCAATCCAACTGCTGCCCGTTTGGCGTCGAAAGAATCGGGTTTCCGCAACTTGTAATCAACGCTTTTATTTGTCCCTCACCTTCCGTCAAAATTTCCTCAGCCAAGGTCGAAACGGGAAGTTCTCCCATAAACTCAGGCAATCCACGTACCCGACTTTGGTAACGGTTGTATTTGTTGTACTCCCCTTTGGAGGTAGCTAAAATATCCATGGCAGGTTGGGTAAACATGGCTCCACCCGCTTTATCAAGGTTTCCAGTGACGCAGTTGAGGGCATTCACCAACCACTGACAAGCACCTCCAAAAGCCTGAGTTGACAACCCAATTCTCCCATACGCAACCGCCGATGGGGCATTGGCAAACTCCCTAGCCAACTGTCGAATATGTGCTGTTTCAATCCCCGTACGTTCAGTTACCTGTTCAGGTGAAAAAGCCGCTACTAGCGCTTTCAACTCCTCCAATCCATCAGCATAGGCTGGCACTTTTTCTAGTTTTTCTTCAAAAATCACCTGTAACATAGCCAATAACAAAAAGACATCGGTAGCAGGACGGATGAAGAAATGGGCGTCGGCCTTGGCGGCAGTTTCGGTATAGCGCGGGTCAACGACCACCACTTTTCCACCGCGCTGTTGAATCGCTTTCAAACGATTTGCCACATCAGGTGCCGTCATCAAGCTTCCATTAGAGGCAAGGGGGTTGGCTCCCAAAATCAACCAAAAATCGGTACGGTCAATGTCGGGAATAGGCAGTAAAAACGGATGTCCAAACTGCTGCCAAGCGGCAAAATGGTGGGGTAATTGGTCGGCCGAAGTTGCAGAGAAAATATTTTTTGTCTTCAAAGCCCTCATCAGATTCGTTCCTGCCAAATACGTCCCAGAATTATGCACCGATGGATTTCCCGCATACATTGCGACTGCATCAGGGCCATCATTTGCCTGAATTTTCCCCAAACGAGCCGCGACTTCTTCCAAAGCCTCCTCCCAAGTTATTTCCTCCCATCCAGTAGCGGTTCGGCGCACGGGTTTCTTCAAACGATTGGGATCTTCATAAATATCTTTTAACGCCACGGCCTTAGGACAAACGTGCCCACGGCTAAACGGATCGCTTTTATCTCCTGCTATCGAAACCACTTGATGATCCGTGTAGTGGATTTCAAGACCGCAAATGGCCTCGCAAAGATTACACGCACGATAATGTACACTCGAATTTGTCATATTTTACATTCGTTTGATGCAATATAAATATTTTTACCAAACTTCTTTGGGAGGATACTTTTTTGATTTTCAAAAAGTTACTATCTTTGCGTCCCGTTTTGAAACAAAGCATCGTAACATCATAAAGCGCTGATACAGAAATGAAAAAAGGAATTCATCCAGATTACAGAGAAATCGTATTTTGGGATTTAGCAACTGATGACAAGTTCGTAACACGTTCTTGCGCCCCAACAAAAGACACTATCGAGTTTGAAGGAAAAACTTACCCTGTGTTCAAGGCCGAGGTAACTTCTCAGTCACACCCGTTCTACACTGGTAAAAATACATTGATTGACACGGCTGGTCGTGTTGACAAATTCCTTAGAAAATACGGAAAGAGATAATTCTTCGTTTTTTTACCACAAAAAAGGAGCTGCCAAAACAGCTCCTTTTTTTATGTCCATTGTGAAAGCTACGAATGATAAGGCGACGGGCTCACCGACGTCCAGCCTCCATCTACAACCAGCGACTGCCCAGTCACGTGCCCTGCCCCTGGCGAGACCAGAAACAGTGCCGCATTGGCAATATCTTGCACCGTTGCAGGGCGCCCCATGGGTGTAATTTTACTCCAAGTTTGGTTATATGCTGGATCTTCGGCCGTGCGTTCTGTCATTGTTGCGCCTGGTGCTACGGCATTGATGGTAATCCCATGGGGAGAAAGCTCCACCACCAAACTCTTCGCCAGCATTTCGAGGGCCGCTTTGGTCATGCCATAAGCTGCCAAAAATTGGTGCGCTTGGTGGCCTGTTACCGACGACATCAACAATACACGCCCTCCTTGCCCTTGTAGGCGCATCTGGCGCGCCGCCGCTTGGGTTAGGAAGAAACTACCCCTAATGTTCAAATCTAACAGCTGTTGAAGCGATTCTGGGCGATATTCAAAAAAATCGCCAAACGTAGTCATACCTGCATTTGCCACGATTGTCGTCAGCTTTCCAAAAACCTTCACAGCCTCAGCTACCATTGCTTGCACAAAGTCAACGTCGGCCGCATTTCCTGGATAACTGATACAATTTCCTCCTTGCTGCTGAATAGCAAGCGCTCCTTCGTCCGACAATGTTTTATCGAGGTCGTTTAGCACAACCGCCGCGCCCCGTTCTGCCAACTGACGGGCTATTTCTAAGCCAATTCCTTGGCCAGCCCCCGTTACAATCGCCACTTGGCCACTAAACTCTTTTTCTTTCATGTATTCGCTTCTTAGTTCTACCTACTTATTCGGTTGGTTTTTTACTCCACCAACTCGCCAACAATGACCCTGTAATGTTCATAATTGGCCCAAACAACGCTGGCGCTAACCCCACAGTTGCTACTTTCCCCATTTGTAGGGCAATTCCTGAGGCTAACCCTCCATTTTGCAAACCTACTTCAATAGCGACTGTTCGACAATCTTGTTCGGGAAGTTTCAATAATCTTGCACTCCAATACCCGAGCACATAGCCAGCCAAATTATGAATCAATGTACATACAATGAGTATTCCGCCCACCTTCAACAAACTATCCCGCCCCGCAGCCGTAATGATACAAATAATAACGGCAATTCCTGCCATCGAAACCAATGGCATGTATTTGTTTAGAAACGCAGTTTGACTTCTAAAGATTTTATTCACGGCCAACCCCACACCGATGGGCAAAATGATGATTTTTAAGATTTCAACCATCATCTTCATAAAATCAATTTCTATAAACGACCCTCCCAATAATTTCATCAAAAGAGGTGTAAGAATGGGAGCCATCAAGGTTGCACAAGAGGTTATCGTCAATGATAATGCCACATTTGCCTTGGCAATATACGCCATCACGTTTGAGGCTAGGCCGCTTGGTGAACAACCAATTAGAATAATTCCTGCCGCAATTTCAGCAGGAAAGTCAAAACTTACAGCCAAAGTATAACCCACCAAGGGCATAATAGTGAATTGACAAACGAGGCCAATGATGACACTTTTGGGAGATTTTGCAACCGCTTCAAAGTCTTTTGGGCTCATGGTCGTTCCCATCCCAAACATGATAATCTGCAAGAGCGGAACAATAAGGGTTTTTAAATGAAAGTCCCCAATTTGGGTAAAAGTTTGAGGGAAAAATAGAGCAAGTGTTGCCGCTACAATGATGGATAAGGTATAAAGGTAATTTTTCATGTGAGGTTAAGGAATATAAAATTAGGCAAAAGCCGCACCCACAAAAGCGTTGGTGCGGCCAAAAATACCCTGCGATAACAGGTTATGCTAACGACTTTCTTGCGTCGCGGTCGGGGTCATTTTTTACCACTGGCACATCATCAAGAATCATCGTTTCTCCTTTTCCAGTGGTGTATTGTGGCCAGTTAGGCAGGCCACCTCCGTTGGGGTTTCCTGTCCGTGCAAAATTGACAAACGATTTGGCCATTTTCTCTGAAAGTCGCCTTGGGCGCGCTCCCCCGCCCGTGTGCGTGAGCATCAAATCGGTATTATAAAACCAAAAACAAATATCGTCGCAGTGGAAAGCCCGCATTCGTCCATCAAAAAGAGGTGGTTGCCATCCAAACCAAGCCACATAAACAGGTGCTTTCTGTTTTACTTTGGCATCGGCAGTCGCAATTGCATTTTTACGATTACTTAATATCATCGACCAAATTTCGACTGGCTTTTTATCAGGGAATGTTTTTGAATAAGCATCCGCTACTTCTCCCGACTTTTCACCAAAACGCACTTTTAATTTTTCTTTGACATCATTCATCGATACTTTTTCGAGTGCAGAATCAACCCTACTCGGCGACTGCTCGTTGAAGGTTGTGGAGATAATCATCGGAATATCCGCTGAGAAATGCGCCGAATCGCTATAAAAAGGCGTCGCCGACAAAAACGTCCCATCTGCTACTGGGCTAAACCCGCCTCGCGCTAGGTTCAACCGCTTTGCTTCTTCGGCCATTTTGGCTACGGCACGATTGGCAATATCTATGTACTCACGCCACGGTATTTGTTGTAGCTTATCAATTTCATTCGACCCTAGACCTGCTTCTTTGAGTACCACTGCGCCTAGTTTTTCGGCGTATTCTTTGTTTACACCTCCTAATGATGATCCACTCAATGCCACCGCTTTATGAAACAGCCCTTTGGCCGACGGCATTGCCATCAGTGTACAAACTTTTGCCCCACCGCCCGATTGACCAATGATAGTGACGTTAGAGGCATCTCCTCCAAAGTTAGCGATATTGTCTCGCACCCATTCAAGGGCAGCAACAATATCTAACATACCAACATTGCCTGAAGCGGCAAATTTTTCACCTCCTACTCC contains:
- a CDS encoding S8 family serine peptidase; translation: MKNDSVSHLFIKGLQQRYTQNRQWAFKNAKKKGWFTSKKYANGRILTLQGVDAVGEPVYYTSHNVVASMGTHTTGLYVGGGLGVDLKGDLPELDGRLCIWDGGLPRLSHVEFGGRVRLKDQSTVLSDHATHLSGTMAAAGVNAQVKGMAYGAKLDVWDYTDDLVEMAREASRMLISNHAYGPVVGWVFNENRPGTNPNLKWEWWGNTSISATEDYRFGFYDDKARDLDQLAANSPYYLIVKSADNKHAETGPPIGSPYFLRNTSQTSLLERSRNDAYDAIPSEANAKNILTVGGAAIQLQGSSITDFKVADFSGWGPTDDGRIKPDLLGVGSNIISSIASSNNAYATMSGTSTASANVSGSLILLQELFYRRQNYFMRSATLKGLVLHTASTPKGKVGPSYEYGWGLLNAEKAAQVVLNTANRHVLLENTLKQNETYQQKVIAAGTEPLIVTLSWTDPEGIATGISSQNVDSPSLKLINDLDVRLTDETGTTYFPWVLDPTKPTQAATGGDNIRDNVEQVLILTPPTGKVYTVTVRHKRTLKNNGQPYTLIMSGVKPQDCVAAVQVLKGQDTTICSSNKVQLQVKGDNAITYQWLKDGNVIGTTTTPIYEITQAGVYSVKAIGYQCSAQSKTISVAVTNVNAKITPEGTATICAGTPILLTASAGSGYRYQWRRDGENIAGATASTLNPTEAGNYSVVITAGRCVVTTPSTQLVSSLQRPVISTNSGTIIPPSGSIRLTTSTGEGMTYRWFLNGTVIPTATGPRLVATLAGKYSVEITQRGCSIASKVLELTNTQYAPNSPITNTPPEILILKEKLSLYPNPVVDALTVAYESDNTYDLTAEIITNDGRTLTQKLLYDNGSVFLNQFDVSELPTGQYFIRVSDGRRVIAKPFIKH
- a CDS encoding NTP transferase domain-containing protein, coding for MNGLILVGGRSTRMGVDKSQLSYHAKPQWEYLFELVSGVAPTYLSCRKEQQDLFGNTPLLLDSLEVGPMGGIASAIFSQPSTPWLVVACDMPFVNQKTLEYLVTHREAHLPATVFKHPSTGFLEPLVGIWEPTSEKWLREAVAEGEFSLTKLLRKMGVPGLACPDERWLQNINTPDERDKVKTAFHIYQKSNQNGR
- a CDS encoding YheT family hydrolase, whose product is MPLLRTHTHQPPRWLPNGHYQSIFPALFRKIKPPYQRERLTTLDDDFLDIDWSFAPSTSTDIASKPPLVILSHGLEGSSTRQYITGMVRLLNHHGYDCLAWNYRSCSGEINRQLRFYHSGETSDLDFVVKYAIAKGYTEISLMGFSLGGNVTLKYAGEQGKTLPKQIHKVVVFSVPMDLLGCSRNIEKPENKVYLWRFLQTLKPKIEAKATQYPDRFDVSQWEKVKTFWDFDHIYTGPLHGFIGADDYYQRCSSTYFVEGIAVPTLIVNAENDPLVPYQSLPIKTITDMPNVWLELTAQGGHCGFRPRRFDQKGAYWSEVRALEFLQKP